GGACGGTCCACATGGCCTCGGGCCCGATCGGCGCGGCCGTCCTCACCGTCGCGGCCTCCCACTACGGCGTGCCGGCCGTCGCCGTGGGGGGCGGCCTGTTCTGCCTCGCCATCTTCACCCTCGGCCTCCTCAGCCCCCTCCGCACCCGCCGCCCGGAGTCGCTCCCCCTGCGCGCCGGCCGCGACACCCGACGCTGACTCCGAAGCGCTTGCCGAGACCGCTGTGGTGTGCGTCACGTTCGGGGAACCGGCTCCGGCCGGCCGGACAGTCCGGAGATATGGAGATGAGTGTGCGTGCCCGAATACGGGCGGGAGACGCCGATACGTTCGGGTCCCTCTTCGACGACTACGCGCGGGCGGTCAACAACCACGCCTTCCGGTTGACCGGAGACTGGTCCGTGGCCGAGGACGTGCTGTCGCTGACGTTCCTTGAAGCCTGGAGGCTACGGAAGTCGGTGGATCCGGACGGCGGGTCCCTGAGGCCGTGGCTGCTCGGGATCGCCACCAACGTGGCGCGGAACACCCGCCGGGCCGCCCGGCGACACGAGGCGGCCATGAACCGGCTGCCGCGCGAGGAGGTCTTCCCCGACTTCGCCGACGAACTGGTCGGCAGGATCGACGACGCCGAGCGGGTGGTGGCGCTGCGCGCGGCGCTCTCCCGGCTGCGGCGCCCCGAGCGCGAGGTGGTCGCCCTCTGCGTCTGGGCGGGCCTGGACTACGCGGCCGCGGCCAAGGCACTGGACATCCCGGTGGGGACCGTCCGGTCGCGCCTGTCCCGCGCCCGCAAGAAGCTCCACAAGTACGCCGGAGCCGGCCTCTCGTCGTTCGGCGGGAACCCGGATCCGGGCCGCGGACAGACAGATGGTGACCGCGGTCCTGCGGTCCGGCCCACCCAGGAGGAAGCCCGATGAGTTCCACCCCGTCCCGGCCCACCCCGGCTGAACGCGAGGAGATGGCCCGGCTGTTGCCGGTCCCGCCCGAGCGGGAGCGGCCCGGCCGCCACCACCAGGCCCTCAAGGACCAGCTGCTGCGCGAGTTCCGGCAGGACGCCACTCCCCCGGCCGCCGCCAAGCCCCGCTGCGGGGTCCGCCGCCTCACGATCGCCGCCGTCCCGCTGGCCGCGGGCGCCCTGGCCGTCACGCTGGCGACGAGCGGTCTGCTCGACCGGGAGCCCGGCGCCGACCCGAACGCCGCAGTGGCTCCCGGCTCGGGCGGCAGCGCGCCGCAGGCGACGCCGGCCGCGGTACTTCTGGACCGCATCGCCACCGTCGCCGCGTCCAAGCCCGCGCCCGCCGTCCGTGACGACCAGTACGTCTACGTCGCCAGCACGGTCGCCTGGTCCAGCCAGAGCGACGTCGACCCCGTCATGCGTCTGGACACGCCCCACAGCCGGAAGATCTGGCTCTCGGTCGACGGAAGCCGCCCCGGCCTGCTCCACGAGAAGGGCAAGGAGATCCCGCTGGCCGGCGACCTGGACAAGAGCGGCCGGCCCGTCTCCGACAAACCCCTCGGCAACCCCGCTCCCACCCTCAACAACCCCACCTACCGCTACCTCGAGTCGCTGCCCACCGACCCCGAAACACTCCTGAAGAAGATCTACGACGAGACGAAGGGCTCCGGACCGGGGCCGGACCAGCAGGCGTTCGTGACCATCGGCGACCTGCTGCGCGAGCAGCTGGCCCCGCCGAAGGTCAGCGCCGCCTTGTACAAGGCGGCGGCCCGGATCCCCGGCGTCACCGTCGTCGACGACGCGGTCGACGCGGCCGGCCGCCACGGCGTCGCTGTCGCCCGCGTCCACGCCGGCGAGCGCACCGAGTGGATCTTCGACAGGAACACCCTGGAGTTCCTCGGCGAGCGGGGCGTCATGGTCGAGGACACCGAGTGGGCCAAGTCCGGCCAGGTCACCGCGACCACCGCCGTCCTGACCCGTGGCATCACGAACAAGCCCGGCGAGGCCCCGGGCCACACCGGCTGACCCTCAAGGCCTCGGCCTGACTTCGATCGGGCCGAGGCTCTCATTCCATTGCCCAGCGGACAGCCGTGTCGCGATGATCCATCTCACGCCGGTGGGACCGAGGCACTGCCGCTGATGGGCGCGGGCGGGCTGTTCCAGCAGCTGACTGGCTTCGCCCAGGGCGGGGACGCTTTCGTCGACACGGCCCTTGCGCCAGAGAATCATGCCTTGGACGGCCAGCGCGTCATCGATCCGTTCGCGCTCCTCGCGTCCCTTTGCCGTCGCCCCGCCACTTGCGTTCGAGCTCGTCCTGCGCCCCGTCCAGGGCACGTGTCGGGACCGGGAGCCAGCCGATCGCAACAGCCACGGGCAGCCCGCACGTCGCGGATGACACTGCTGGCCTTGCTCACACCATAGATCGCACCGACGGGCCTCCAGGCACGGCGTTCGCCCAGGACCTCGCCTCAGTCCTCAGCAGCTTCAGCGCGCCTCCGGCCTGAGCCTGCGCGCCCTCGGCCCCCGTACCGACCTCTCCCCCAGCTTGAGGCGCGACTGTCTGGTGAAGCCGTCGCGACATGTCGCGAACATGGCGACAATGTTGGGGCCGATGACACACGGGGGGTAGCGAGTGGACCAGAATGACTTGGCGGCAATGGCTACGCAGGCCCTGTTCTCCGTCCTGGGGGGCGCGGCCAACACGGCGGCATCCCAGCTCACGCAAGACAGGTTGAACCGCTCCGCTCGCGGCCGTGCGGCTCTGGACGGCTTGAGCTCCTCTCCCGACGATCCCGCCGCCCAACGTGATGTCCAAGCAGCCCTTGCCGACGAAATCAGCAGCGACTCTGAGTTCGCTGACCGGCTCACTGTACTTCTTCACGCACCTGCACAGCAGACCACCGGAAGCGTGGTCATCACAGGCAGTCGTGTACGGCACAGCCAGATAGCGCTGGGCCCTTTGACGATCAACAACACACCCGGCGCGCGGGGCGCCCTCGCCTTCGCGGCCGCACTGCTGATCGTCCTGATCGCGCTCGGTGTGTACGGGGGCGTACGACTGATCAACACTGACGACGCGCCGAAGACCCAGTCCACAACCCAGCACGACGCAAGCGATTCCAGACTTGCGAGAGCAGCGGTCCTGTCAGCGGAGGACCTGAAGCTCGCGGCGCTTGAGGAATCAGATCTACCGCCGGACGTCACTCCTACGCCACCGTGGAACGAGCTGAAGATCACGGACCCGAAGGCCAACCCGGCCGCATGCCAACCAATAGTGGATCTTTACAGTGCCCAACCCCGGCGCCCGCGACACGCCCGCTTGGAAGGCGCCCTGCGCGACACACGTGGCGGTGACTACTACGGATACCGGGTCTACCTCGACTCCTACGCCAGCACGGATGAAGCAAGCGGCGTACTCAAGGATCTCCGCAACACGCTGGAAGCTTGCACGTCGAACTTCTCGATCGACGGAAGCTGGGAGTTCCAACCGGTCAGCAAGGCACTTGATCCGGAAGTCGGCGATGAATCACTCGCCTTCGGGGAAGAGTCGGACACCAAGTACAACGTGGTGCGCGTCGGGACGGTACTCATCGTTCTCACCAGTTCGGAGCAGAAGACGTATGAAGGGGAGGGCAAGATCGATCCGACCATCCTGAACGCGCAGGTAACCAAGGTCAAAAGGGCCATCGCGCAAGTCGGCAAGGACTGACCAGGCGGTCCCGGTACGCGGTGTACGCGAAGGCCGGGCAGGCGCACCGGATCTTCGAGGTGTGCACCGAGTGCTTGGTCGTGCCGTTGAGGACGGATGACAACCAGCCCCGCAGCTTCACGGCGGCGTCGCCGACCATCAGTCCGGCCGGATCCTGGGGCGCGTGCGGCGTGCAGTGGTTCACCTCCGGCGATGCGGTCCGCACGCCCTGACCCCGCAGCGCCCGGTCCGTCGGCGGAGTGTCGACGGACGGGGCGGGCCCGTCAGGTGCTTGGCGCGAGGTAATTCGGTACCCCCATGGCGAGGCCGGGCGACCCCGATGAACGTCACCCACTGTCTGGCCCGGGGGTGGACGGGTTCTTAGCCGGCGATCGTGGCGTACTGATAGTTGGTCTGGCCGTTCTCGTCCCCGTAGTGCTGCCGACCGACCATGGCCTCGGACGGGCCAGCATTGGAGTAACTGTTGCTCTCTCGCTGACCCGGGGTCCAGTGGTGGCCGTCAGTTCCAGGCTTCATCCCTCCACGCTCAGCGACGCGGTCGCGAACCTGGTGCAACCGTTCTCGTCACCGGTGTGCTGCCGAACGACCAGGACCTCGTTGGACGGAGCCCTGAAGTGGGAGTCGTTCTCACCCTGAGAGGCACTCCACTTGGGCTCGCTCACACTGACCACCTGCCCGTCGATCATGATGAGGCTGCAGGGAGTCGTTGGGACCGCCGTCGCGTGTCCCACCAATCAGGTTCTGCTTGCACGGGCGCAGCGGTTGCCGGGTCAGGATCGTTGTCGGCGTCCGTGGCCTGCCCGCCGAGCGGCTGGCGAAGTGGTGGCCCGGTGCGTCATCGTGATCGTGTGACCGATCGCGACCCTGACGGTGAGCCGAAAGCCGTTGCCACCCCCGCGCTGTTGAGCGCTCTGGCGTCCTATCGGACGGCGCGGCGAGAGTTGTTGGAAACCATCGGGCTCGGCCAATCGAACCGGGACCCCCTGGCCGAGGTCGCCGAGCATCTGGTCTTGGCTCTTTGGGGAGGCCGGCTCGCCGAATCCCGCGTGCAGGCGAACTACGACTTGGTCGCAACCGACGGCACGTTTGTCCAGGTCAAGTACCTCTCCAACCCTCTCGATTGTTGGCCGAACGAGCACTGTGTGCGGAGCATCTTCGGCGTCGACTGGTACACGCTCGTGGTTTACGAGGCATTCGACGTGAGGGGTGTTCTGGCGTTCCCGCCCGACCTGACGGAGATCTGTACCGCCCTGGGCAAGCGTCACCCCGGCCAGTCAACCTCTCTACAGTTCACCCGGAGGAACTGGCGGGCGATCCGGGACGACGCTGAAGGCTACCGGCAGTTGGGCATGCGCATTTGGCTGCCTCCCTTCCGATAGGCCGGTGTTTCATCGTCGAACCAGATCAAGGTTCGCTGTCACCAAACACCGAAACCCGCGCATGTTGGCGCGTCGGAGCACCCTCATGCACGGGTGGACGGGGCAATGGCGGCGCTGGTCTCTGGGGTGACATGCATGGCCGTGGGAAACCGCTCCCGGCCGGTGCTGCTGGCGGCGGATGGTTGCTGCCGGGGCCCCAACCACTGTACGGATCCTTCTCGCCCTTCAAGCGGTTGCTGCGCGCGGTGGACCGCGATCAAAGTGTCCTGGTCGTTGGCGTGCACCGCAGGCCAGGCCGGGTCCGGGCGGAGGCGCGACGTGGCAGGGAGCGTCCTCCAAGTACGAGATGGTCGTAGCCGGAGGTGGTGTCAGGGGGAGGGGTTACGGTACGTCGCTGTGGACGCTGTTGATCTTGACTATCGGGCCCGGACGCAGTCTGGTTGCATCCCGCCGCTTCTGGCCTCCCGGCTTCTCGAACTCGGCCAAGCCGAGATGGTGGAGTTTGAGGCCGGCCATGGGGAGTGGTTCTGCGCGCGGGCATGGGCACGCCTGCTCGGTGAACAGGGCCGACGGACTGAGGCGCTGGAGGTGCTCGCAGCACAGTCGCACGCCGCGCCCCATAGCTTGCCAGTATCGTCTCGGCTGCCCCCGGTCTGGGCGCGCGGGTCTCAGTACGGAGGCACCGGAGGTGTCCGCGAGGCCATCTCCTCTATCGCGTGCCGAGTGCGTCCTCTAGCCGTTTCTGAAATGCGCGTATGCGCTCTCCATCAGAATCTAGAATATGAATCAAAGTATCCATGCAGGCTATTAGTTCGACCTTTTCTCCAGGTGCGCTACTGCCGCGAATGAAGGCGGTCAAGTACTGCTCCGCCTTCCCCCATTCAGACATCGCGCAGTGAGCAAGTAGAAGGTTTCCAATATCTGCAATATCTGGCGATGAATCGCCATTCTTGGCGGAGCAAAGCTCAATGGCGAGCCCTAGGCTCACTTCACATTCGGGATCTTGCAGGGCGTGAAGCGCAACCCCCTTCTCGTAATGAGTCCAGCCGGAATTCGGATCGAGTTCGATGGAGCGATTGAAGTCGTTGATGGATTCCTCATACCGACCCATCACACGCAGAGTGACCCCCCGATTAGTGATAGCGCTGGGATTCTGCGGAGCAAGTTCGATAGAGCGATTCAAGTCTGCCAAGGCTTCATCATGCTGGCCGGTAAGCCGATAGAAGTGCCCTCGGTCCGCGAGGATCCGAGGATTCTCGGGGTCGCATACTGTGGCACGGGTGTATGCCGCCAAAGCCTCCTCGGTACGCCCTGCTATTTCCAGACATACCCCAAATTCGTGCAGCGCCAACGCCTCGAAGCGGAGGGATTCAACCTCCCCCAAGAGAGCAGCCGCCTTGGTGTGAGCGTCGATGGCCTCCTCCAGGCGCCCCAATCTCCGTAGGGCCAGCCCGAGCCTGACGAGTTCAATGCCTTCATCGCCACGCTTTTCGAGCTTCTTGAAGAGGTTGGCTGCAGCAGTGTGAGCGTGGATCGCCTCCTCAAATTTGTCGAATTTATGCAGGACGAGCCCGAGGAGGCACTGCGCTTCCGCTTGAAAGAGGTGATCGTTGGCTTCTTCGAGGAGGCTGATGGCAGGCGTAAGGGCATCAATAGCCTCTTCGTAGCGCCCGACTTCCTGTAGAGCGTCCCCGAGATTAAACAGCGCCTTACCTTCACCATGCCGGACACCGATTTCTTGAAAGATCTCCACGGCAGTCGCATGGTCGTCGATCGCCCTCTCGGTCCGTCCCATCGCCTCCAGGGTGAGGCCGCGGTTACTTAGGGCTTCTCCTTCACCGAAGCGGTTTCCGATAGCTTTGAAGAGGTTGACTGCCGTGGTGCGGGCATCGATCGCCTCCTCAAGGCGGCCAACATCCTCCAGGACGTTTCCCAAATTGTTCACGGCCCCAGCCTCGCCACGCTGGTAACCGATATCTCTGCAAATATCGGCGCCGGCGATGTGGGAGTCGATCGCCTCCTCAAAGCGCCCTTGGTTACGCAGGGCAACACCTATTCCGTTCAGAGCCTTCGCCTCCCCCAATGGGTCACCAAGCCTCCGACAAGTACTCAACGCCACACTATTCACAGTAAGCATGTCAGCGTAGAGATCCCGGAACTCAAGGAATCTGTACAGGGTTGGAGCGAGGCTGGCAGCAGCAGGATGTTCGTACGCTTGCGCCGAGATGACTGTTGCGGTGAGATTGGGCCATTCGCTCTCCAGCCAACTCAGGGCACTATCCCTGTCTGGGAAGAGGTCCGAGATGGGCAGGTCAGGTTGTCCTTGGAGGTGTGTGTCGGCCGCCTCGGCGGTCGTGCAGTAGTGACTCATGAGGGATGTCACAGCAGCGGCGCGTTGGTCGTCCTCGGCGTGACGCCTGCCCCGCTCATCGGCGAAGAGGCGCACCAGGTCGTGCATCGCCCAGCGGTCATGGTCTGTTGGTGATGTCAGGAGAAGATGCATGCGGGTTAGTTCGGTCAAGATCCTGCGGGTCTGCAGGGAGGATTGACCGATCAGGACTGTGGCTGCATCTGTGGAGACGTCCGGACCAGGCGCGGATGCCAGGAGTCGGAAGACCCGGGCCTGATCAGCACTCAAGTGACGGTATGACAGGTCAATGGATGCGTCTACGGCCAGGGGGCGTCCTTGGTCATCGACGTCGTCGAACTGCATGGCTTGGAGCCTGGTACGTGCATCGGCCAGGTCGTGAACGTGGCGAGCGAGGGCGCGCCGGTCATCGCGTAGCAGGGCTGCAATGATTCGCAGAGCGAGCGGCAGATGCCCGCACAGTTCGGCTAGGCCCTGTCTCTTTGACTTCACGTTGATCGGGCCACGTGCGAGGGTGGTGGCCATGCCGCAGCTAGAGCGTGTCTCTTTGATGGGTTGATCAGTTGATCGGATATGTCTGTCCGGTTAGTGATCACTGATGCGATGTGGGACCGGATCGAGCCGCTGATGCCGGCTGATCCGGTCCGTGGCCGGCGGTGGGCCGACCACCGCCGAACCCTGGAGGCCATCGCGTGGAAGTACCGCACGTGCTCGCCCTGGCGGGACCTGCCCCACGAACTTGGTGCGTTCCAGACCGCTCACAAGCGCCTGATCAGGTGGGCTGCCGACGGCACCTGGCAACGGATCTTCGCTGCTGTGCTCGCCCATGCGGACGCGGCTGACGCAGTGGAGTGGGCGGTTTCCGTGGATTCCACTGTCTGCCGGGCTCACCAGCACGCGGCCGGAGCAAGGAAAGGGGGCGGACAGGGCTGAACCTGCCGACCACGCACTCGGACGCTCCCGAGGCGGCCTGAGCACGAAAGTTCACCTCGCCAGTGACGGCCAGGCACGACCCCTCGCCATCCATGTCACCGCTGGTCAGGCTGGCGACGCGCCTGCTTTCGAGGCGGTCATGGCTCGCATCCGAGTCCCGCGCACCGGCCTGGGCAGGCCACGAACCCGACCCGATGTCGTTCTTGCGGACCGGGCCTACTCATCCCGCGCAATCCGCCGGCATCTTCGCCGCCGAGGCATCCGGGCCGTCATCCCGCAGCCTTCTGACCAAGTCGGACACCGTCTCCGGCGAGGCCGGGCCGGCGGTCGTCCACCCAGCTTCGACGCGGAGGCATACAAGCAGCGCAACACCGTCGAGCGGTGCATCAACCGTCTCAAGCAGTGGCGCGGCCTGGCCATGCGAACGGACAAACTCGCCATGGCCTACGAGGGCGCACTCCACCTCGCAGCCATCTTGATCTGGACGCGCCTTCGGAAGACTGAGGACGCCCGCACGCCAGAGAAGTCCTAACTCAGGGCCCGGACGAGGCCTCGACTGCCCGCACCCGGCAGTCCGAGCACCTCCCGGACCTCTTCGCGACGAACAGATGCCGATAGACCGTCACCTGGCGCCGAGGGATGCCACAAAGCGTCGACTCATCCGCCAGGGCGTGCTCCAGGGCCGAGCCACCTGTCTCCAGGCATGCCGCGAAGCTCGTCGGGGCGAGCCCGAACGCGAATCTGAAGGACCGGAGGTGGTGACCTAGAGCCTGTCTCTTTGCCTGGTGATTCTTGTGGTGGGGCTGGCTAGGCCGTTTCTTTCGGATCATCTGATCGTTGGCTGATGTGTGTCGTTGACTGATGCCCAGTGGGCGAGGATCGAGCCGCTGCTGCCGGATCGGACACCGAAGCGGGGAGGGCGATGGCGTGATCACCGGCAGGTGATCGACGCGATCGCGTTCAAGTACCGCACCGGGACGCCGTGGATGGACCTGCCCGATCACTTCGGTTCGTGGAAGGGCGCCCACAATCGGCTGCGGAAGTGGGCCGCCGACGGCACCTGGGAGAAGGTCTTCACCGCCCTGCTCGCCCAGGCCGACGACGAAGGCGACCTCGACTGGGTCGTCGCGGTCGATTCGACCGTCGTCCGCGCTCATCAGCACGCCGCCGGGGCCCGTCAAAAGGGGCCTCGGCCGGCGAGCCGGACGACCATGCCCTCGGACGGTCCCGCGGCGGACTGACCACCAAGGTCCACCTCGCCGCGGACAGCCACTGCCGGCCGCTGGCTTTCGTCCTCACGCCAGGCCAGGCAGGTGACGCGCCCGCGTTCCCCGAGGTCACGGCCCGGTTACGGGTGCCTCGGCCGATCGGCCGTCCCAGGACCACGCCAGAGATGGTCTTGGCCGACAAGGCCCACTCGTCCCGCGCGATCCGGGCTCTCCTCCGCCGACGCGGGATCCGGGCGGTGATCCCTCAACCCATCGACCAGGTCGCCAAGCGCAAGAGGAGAGGCCGGTCCGGCGGCCGTCCACCGGCCTTCGACCGCGAGGCATACAAGCAACGCAACACCGTCGAGCGGTGCATCAACAAGCTCAAGCAGTGGCGCGGCCTGGCCACCCGCTACGACAAGACCGCCACCATCTACCTCGCCGGACTCCACCTCGCCGCCATCTTCATCTGGTCGGCAAGGTGATCCGAAGGAAACGGCCTAGGCATGGCGGCATTCCTGCTCGCCACCGACATCGCTGCGAAGGACACGAAACTGCAAGGGCGCTGAGGCGGACAACGCCCGCGAGGCCCGGCAGCTGGCGGATGAGCGTCAGTGCCTCCACCTTCCGTTCACTGCCTGTTGTGGGATGAGCGTCGTGGTCGGATCCACCGGAGTGTCAGTGCCGCCCGGCATAGTGCCGGGCATGATCAACGAGCTGGAGAACATCGACTGGGCGTCCCTGTGGCACGCCTATGGCGCGGCCGGCGACGTGCCAGGATGGCTGCGCGGCATGGCGTCACCAGACCCTGAAGTGCGCAAGGAGGCGTTCGGCAACTTCTATGGCGCAGTGCTCCATCAGGGAAGCGTGTATTCGAGCACGGTGGCCACCCTGCCGTTCCTGTTCGCGATGGCGGACGACCCTGCGACCCCCGACCGCGGGGAAGTCGTGGCGCTGCTGCTCAGCATCGGGCGAGAAGCTATCGACGCCGAAGAGATCTGCGCCGTCATCTGCGGCGACGACGGTGAAGATTCCACGATCTACCCGGACACTGCGAACCTGATGCGCGAGCACGCCAGCGCCTTCGTCGCCTACGCGTGTGACCCCGACCCGCTGGTGCGAGGTGCGGCAATCGAGGGTCTGGGGCTCTTCCTGGACGATGCCGAACGCGCGGTGGCGCTCCTGCGGGACCGACTCGTGGATGAGCGCGGGGTCCTCGAGCGTGTGCTGGTGGTGCGGACGATGGCCGACCTGGCACTTCGTCTTCCCGCAGCCGCCATACCCGTGCGGACGTGGTTGGACGCGTTGGCCGACAGCGACACGACCGATCCGAACACTCGTCTGGCAGCGCTCGTCCACCGGGCTCGCTGCGCTCCCGAGTCCATCGACGACCAGACGGTGCCGACCGCGATCGAACTGCTCCGCCAGGTCACACCAATACCCCAGCCCGAACAGGACCACACGCGAGGAGACCGGGAGCTCTCACGCCCGTGTGCGTGCGAGGCCGAGCCCGAACCCGACCCGAACGTCCCCGAGCACGTCGCGGCCGCCTTCGCCGAGCTCGAACGGCAAGGACGCATTCACGCCCCCACCACCCATTTGCTGGTGGCCTTCCACGCGGCCCTGGGCGCACGTGTCGAGGACCGTACGGCTCTGCTCACCGAGCAGTTGTGCAGCGCGGACCCGGGCACCCGGTACGACGCCATCGACATGGCGCGCAGTCTGATCACGTCCTTGCGGGGTGATCACACCGGTCTGGTGCGGCTCATCGGCGACTGCCTGCTGCCGCACGACGCCTACACCGCCGCAGCCGCGGCCGAGGCACTCGGGTACCTGGCCACCCTCGCCAAACCGGCCCGCGAGGCCCTCGCCGACTACGTCACCACGCACCAGCCCGATGCGTGGGCAAGTCCGCACCGCGTTCTGCGCCGGGCCCACCAGCAGGCCGTCGTGGCGCTGGCCGGCCTCGGAGACGGGCGTGCCCTGCCCAGTCTGCTGACCGCGCTGGACACCGACACCGACACCTGGCTCGCCATGAACGCGGTTGGCCACATGCCCCAGTCCGCCGCGGAACTCACGCCCCGGCTCGTCCGCCGCCTCGCCGACGTCGACCACTCCCGCGAGTGGCCCGACGTCAGCCCCACGGCTCTCGCCTCCGCCCTCGCCAAGCTCGGTGATCCGGCGGCCGTGCCCGCACTCGCCGAGACCATCCAGGCCGCCGTCCGGCACAATCAATGGCCCACCGCGGTGCCCGTCCTGAATGCGCTCGCTTCGTTCGGCACCCGCGCCGCATCCGCCCTGGACACCGTCCGCCCCCTCACCGACGCGGACAACGACTCCGTCCGCACCGCCGCGGCGGGCGCCGTCTGGGAACTCGAACACCTCCCGGTCAATGTCGTGCCGCTGCTGGAAAACCTCCTCCACGACCGCCGGAACTTCGACGCGATCGACCTCGCCGGCCGGATCGGCTCCCCCGCCGCAGCCATACTGCCGCGCCTGCGACAAATCCTGAAGGACCAGCTCGAGCAGAACGCGCGCAACGAGCAGAACGATTCTGCTGTGCTGAACGACTCGTGGACCCTCGTCCACGTC
This sequence is a window from Streptomyces sp. HUAS YS2. Protein-coding genes within it:
- a CDS encoding RNA polymerase sigma factor is translated as MEMSVRARIRAGDADTFGSLFDDYARAVNNHAFRLTGDWSVAEDVLSLTFLEAWRLRKSVDPDGGSLRPWLLGIATNVARNTRRAARRHEAAMNRLPREEVFPDFADELVGRIDDAERVVALRAALSRLRRPEREVVALCVWAGLDYAAAAKALDIPVGTVRSRLSRARKKLHKYAGAGLSSFGGNPDPGRGQTDGDRGPAVRPTQEEAR
- a CDS encoding CU044_5270 family protein is translated as MSSTPSRPTPAEREEMARLLPVPPERERPGRHHQALKDQLLREFRQDATPPAAAKPRCGVRRLTIAAVPLAAGALAVTLATSGLLDREPGADPNAAVAPGSGGSAPQATPAAVLLDRIATVAASKPAPAVRDDQYVYVASTVAWSSQSDVDPVMRLDTPHSRKIWLSVDGSRPGLLHEKGKEIPLAGDLDKSGRPVSDKPLGNPAPTLNNPTYRYLESLPTDPETLLKKIYDETKGSGPGPDQQAFVTIGDLLREQLAPPKVSAALYKAAARIPGVTVVDDAVDAAGRHGVAVARVHAGERTEWIFDRNTLEFLGERGVMVEDTEWAKSGQVTATTAVLTRGITNKPGEAPGHTG
- a CDS encoding tetratricopeptide repeat protein; the protein is MQFDDVDDQGRPLAVDASIDLSYRHLSADQARVFRLLASAPGPDVSTDAATVLIGQSSLQTRRILTELTRMHLLLTSPTDHDRWAMHDLVRLFADERGRRHAEDDQRAAAVTSLMSHYCTTAEAADTHLQGQPDLPISDLFPDRDSALSWLESEWPNLTATVISAQAYEHPAAASLAPTLYRFLEFRDLYADMLTVNSVALSTCRRLGDPLGEAKALNGIGVALRNQGRFEEAIDSHIAGADICRDIGYQRGEAGAVNNLGNVLEDVGRLEEAIDARTTAVNLFKAIGNRFGEGEALSNRGLTLEAMGRTERAIDDHATAVEIFQEIGVRHGEGKALFNLGDALQEVGRYEEAIDALTPAISLLEEANDHLFQAEAQCLLGLVLHKFDKFEEAIHAHTAAANLFKKLEKRGDEGIELVRLGLALRRLGRLEEAIDAHTKAAALLGEVESLRFEALALHEFGVCLEIAGRTEEALAAYTRATVCDPENPRILADRGHFYRLTGQHDEALADLNRSIELAPQNPSAITNRGVTLRVMGRYEESINDFNRSIELDPNSGWTHYEKGVALHALQDPECEVSLGLAIELCSAKNGDSSPDIADIGNLLLAHCAMSEWGKAEQYLTAFIRGSSAPGEKVELIACMDTLIHILDSDGERIRAFQKRLEDALGTR
- a CDS encoding IS5 family transposase (programmed frameshift), translated to MSVRLVITDAMWDRIEPLMPADPVRGRRWADHRRTLEAIAWKYRTCSPWRDLPHELGAFQTAHKRLIRWAADGTWQRIFAAVLAHADAADAVEWAVSVDSTVCRAHQHAAGARKKGADRAEPADHALGRSRGGLSTKVHLASDGQARPLAIHVTAGQAGDAPAFEAVMARIRVPRTGLGRPRTRPDVVLADRAYSSRAIRRHLRRRGIRAVIPQPSDQVGHRLRRGRAGGRPPSFDAEAYKQRNTVERCINRLKQWRGLAMRTDKLAMAYEGALHLAAILIWTRLRKTEDARTPEKS
- a CDS encoding IS5 family transposase (programmed frameshift), coding for MSLTDAQWARIEPLLPDRTPKRGGRWRDHRQVIDAIAFKYRTGTPWMDLPDHFGSWKGAHNRLRKWAADGTWEKVFTALLAQADDEGDLDWVVAVDSTVVRAHQHAAGARPKGASAGEPDDHALGRSRGGLTTKVHLAADSHCRPLAFVLTPGQAGDAPAFPEVTARLRVPRPIGRPRTTPEMVLADKAHSSRAIRALLRRRGIRAVIPQPIDQVAKRKRRGRSGGRPPAFDREAYKQRNTVERCINKLKQWRGLATRYDKTATIYLAGLHLAAIFIWSAR
- a CDS encoding HEAT repeat domain-containing protein, which gives rise to MINELENIDWASLWHAYGAAGDVPGWLRGMASPDPEVRKEAFGNFYGAVLHQGSVYSSTVATLPFLFAMADDPATPDRGEVVALLLSIGREAIDAEEICAVICGDDGEDSTIYPDTANLMREHASAFVAYACDPDPLVRGAAIEGLGLFLDDAERAVALLRDRLVDERGVLERVLVVRTMADLALRLPAAAIPVRTWLDALADSDTTDPNTRLAALVHRARCAPESIDDQTVPTAIELLRQVTPIPQPEQDHTRGDRELSRPCACEAEPEPDPNVPEHVAAAFAELERQGRIHAPTTHLLVAFHAALGARVEDRTALLTEQLCSADPGTRYDAIDMARSLITSLRGDHTGLVRLIGDCLLPHDAYTAAAAAEALGYLATLAKPAREALADYVTTHQPDAWASPHRVLRRAHQQAVVALAGLGDGRALPSLLTALDTDTDTWLAMNAVGHMPQSAAELTPRLVRRLADVDHSREWPDVSPTALASALAKLGDPAAVPALAETIQAAVRHNQWPTAVPVLNALASFGTRAASALDTVRPLTDADNDSVRTAAAGAVWELEHLPVNVVPLLENLLHDRRNFDAIDLAGRIGSPAAAILPRLRQILKDQLEQNARNEQNDSAVLNDSWTLVHVASALWDIGGTGEAAVVVPALLNAWRDNDSTACDVVACLNRMGPAARPALPHIKAAMAQSQRGGHPWGGDITRDLDFQHACRAILTRFQDLPDHNLAGEA